In the genome of Falsirhodobacter halotolerans, the window CCAGAGCCCCGGGGGCGGAACATCAATCCGACAACGCGTCGGGCGGTGGAACGGCGTTCAGGTCCAGATACAGGCCCTGGGCCTCGGATGCCGGGCCGCGCCGTTCGGCCAGACCCATCACCCGCACCACCCGAATCCGGTTGCCCTGAGGGAAGGTCAGCGTGTCCCCCTGCCCCACATGGGCCGAGGGTTTGGACGCCTTTTGCCCGTTGATGCGGACATGCCGCGCCGTGATCACGGCAAGGGCCAGGCTGCGCGTCTTGAAGAACCGCGCCTGGACCAGCCATTTGTCCAGGCGCGTGGTCGGACGGTCGCCGATCAACCCTTTTTCAGCGCGGCCAGAACCGCGAAGGGGTTGTCGGGATCGAT includes:
- a CDS encoding RNA-binding S4 domain-containing protein — protein: MIGDRPTTRLDKWLVQARFFKTRSLALAVITARHVRINGQKASKPSAHVGQGDTLTFPQGNRIRVVRVMGLAERRGPASEAQGLYLDLNAVPPPDALSD